Below is a window of Brachyspira hampsonii DNA.
TGCAAAAGAAATTATAAATTTTGCCGGTATTCAAACAGCACCTTTAAATATAAAAGTAAGAAATCCTGCTTTCGATGTTACACCTCATGAACTTATAACAGGCTTTATCACGGAAAAAGGTATAATTAAAGCTCCTTATATAGAAAATTTAAAAAATGCTTTTAATTAATTGGAGGCAGCAATATGGCTTATGAACAATTAAATATTAATACAATAATAGATTATGTAAAAACTATAGACGAATTAAAAAATATATTTTCAAGTTTTGATGATTTAGAAATAAAAGAAATTGGAGACGGTAATTTAAATTATGTTTACAGCATAACAAATAAAAAAAATGATAAGGAAACCGTAATATTAAAACAGTCAGTTCCTTTTTTAAGATGTGTTGGTGAAAGCTATCCTTTGGAAAAAGATAGAATGAAAATAGAAATTAAAGCACTCAAAGAACAGCATAAATTATGTCCTAATTTAGTGCCTAAAGTACATTATTTTTCTGAAGATATGTGCGTTGTAATAATGCAGAACTTAAATAAACATAAAGTTCTTAGAGGAGAAATAATAAATGGAAAAAAATTTCCAAAAGCAGCCGAACATTTAACAGATTTTCTTTCAAAAACTCTATTTTATACTTCAGACTATTATTTGGATACTAAAACAAAAAAGAATCTTGTTGCTGAATATATGAACCCTGAATTATGCAGCTTAACTGAAGATTTTGTTTTTACTCATCCTTTTGAAGAAAATGAAACTAATATTTATCATGAAAAATTGAATTTAGATGAAGTCAAAAAATTTCAAAGAGATTCCAAATTAAAAATAGCTGCTGCTGAGATGAAATATGCATTTATGACTAGAGCGGAGGCTTTGCTTCATGGTGATTTTCACTTAGGAAGTTTTATGGGTAATGAAGAAGAAACTTATGTTATAGATCCTGAGTTTGCATTTTACGGACCTATTGGTTTTGATATAGGAAAGGCTATGGCTAATTTCTTTATAGCATATATATCTCAGGAATATCATCAAAAAAG
It encodes the following:
- the mtnK gene encoding S-methyl-5-thioribose kinase; the protein is MAYEQLNINTIIDYVKTIDELKNIFSSFDDLEIKEIGDGNLNYVYSITNKKNDKETVILKQSVPFLRCVGESYPLEKDRMKIEIKALKEQHKLCPNLVPKVHYFSEDMCVVIMQNLNKHKVLRGEIINGKKFPKAAEHLTDFLSKTLFYTSDYYLDTKTKKNLVAEYMNPELCSLTEDFVFTHPFEENETNIYHEKLNLDEVKKFQRDSKLKIAAAEMKYAFMTRAEALLHGDFHLGSFMGNEEETYVIDPEFAFYGPIGFDIGKAMANFFIAYISQEYHQKRLGTKSKEFRKWLFDTAKYMLTGTLDKFEILWKKHLKETKPLYWNYPEGEKHSEEYIKTVLNKIFKDSIGFAGCVFIRRTLGLAKNKDISGIEDLNERARLDWICLNIGREFLINKDSIDNIEKAADIVNKYSDIEKI